Proteins encoded in a region of the Rutidosis leptorrhynchoides isolate AG116_Rl617_1_P2 chromosome 9, CSIRO_AGI_Rlap_v1, whole genome shotgun sequence genome:
- the LOC139866164 gene encoding U-box domain-containing protein 33-like isoform X1 — protein MGSEVELIEEDAVNTVFVAVGKNVKDSKSLLLWTSQFFTGMKISLLHIHQPYHIITLLNEKLPASKLNKHMFKAWRELELQKMHKLLNQYTLILTQAGVNTGKMWIEANNVETGIVETITKHGIKRLVIGAANEKLYSKDMAEPTSNKAIYVSQHAPISCKIWFACKGHLIHTREKPASPTSGLKSIVALYPSSAAEETASIRYHEPHADVAVNSVRSSENSTSTENDSSTSTSTQLMINDATENGLTLTSSHEETALILYDEAHADMAVNSVNDFSTSTSTQLMINDATRSGLTLTSPNESQDQLVHSISTMFLGLSSSELQDKLEYAATDAKNLKQKAFEESIERWRAEEDAKDALSKAEESESSCKEEVSRREEMEAILATKSQEIEKMKSQRAKYIEQLQIVKDQTPELVNKISNARETERELEEKIVEAVNLLITFKERRDNLQEKRDNARREISRLSKYEKNEENTIFSHAQFYKPSILEIMEATQDFNQSLKIGEGRHGCVYKGTLRHVRVAIKMLPSVGFLCDAEFEYEAEVLSRIRHPNIVTLIGVSPETRSLIYEYLENGNLEDLIASSTSNSSLPWHTRIKIASEICSALIFLHNSKPQIIHGNIKLTNILLDSNHVSKLTDLGISNLIFCKDQDNVSACSDPEHLESGKISVSSDIYSFGVVLLSLLTGRPDSSVLKDTKCALENGNFGTILDSTGGDWPIDQAKELAYLSLRCCEKNSNYRPDLVDDILKKLEIMGNLFTESPVESSENNNRQIPSYFVCPIFQEVMKDPYIAADGFTYEEDAIKGWLNSGHKTSPMTNLKLDHCDLIPNHALSFAIQEWLQHS, from the exons atggggAGTGAAGTGGAATTGATTGAAGAAGATGCGGTGAACACAGTATTTGTTGCAGTGGGGAAGAATGTTAAGGACAGTAAATCATTGTTACTGTGGACTTCACAGTTTTTTACTGGAATGAAAATATCCTTACTTCATATTCATCAACCATATCACATAATCACTCTTT TGAATGAAAAGTTACCTGCGAGTAAATTGAATAAGCACATGTTTAAGGCATGGCGGGAACTTGAACTACAAAAGATGCATAAACTGTTAAATCAGTACACTCTCATTCTTACTCAAGCTGGG GTGAATACGGGCAAAATGTGGATAGAGGCCAATAATGTTGAAACGGGTATTGTAGAAACCATTACGAAGCATGGCATTAAACGGCTTGTCATTGGAGCTGCAAATGAGAAGCTATATTCAAA GGATATGGCGGAGCCCACGTCAAATAAAGCGATATACGTTAGCCAACATGCTCCAATCTCATGCAAAATCTGGTTTGCTTGCAAAGGCCACCTCATCCATACAAG AGAAAAGCCTGCTAGTCCTACCTCTGGTTTAAAAAGCATCGTTGCGTTATACCCTTCATCAGCTGCTGAAGAAACAGCGTCGATACGCTATCATGAACCACATGCTGACGTGGCAGTGAACTCAGTTCGATCTTCGGAGAATTCAACGTCCACAGAAAATGATTCTAGTACCTCAACTTCAACTCAATTAATGATTAATGATGCAACAGAAAATGGATTAACTTTAACCTCATCTCATGAAGAAACAGCGTTGATACTTTATGATGAAGCACATGCTGACATGGCAGTGAATTCAGTTAATGATTTTAGCACCTCAACTTCAACTCAGTTAATGATTAATGATGCAACGCGAAGTGGATTAACTTTAACCTCACCGAATGAATCTCAAGACCAATTGGTTCACTCAATTTCTACCATGTTTTTG GGGCTATCATCTTCGGAGTTGCAAGATAAACTAGAGTATGCGGCCACAGATGCTAAAAATTTAAAGCAGAAAGCGTTTGAAGAGTCTATAGAACGATGGAGGGCTGAGGAAGATGCAAAAGATGCTTTATCTAAG GCCGAAGAATCAGAAAGTTCGTGTAAGGAAGAAGTTAGCCGAAGAGAAGAGATGGAAGCTATTCTGGCAACAAAAAGTCAAGAAATTGAAAAAATGAAAAGTCAACGAGCTAAATACATAGAACAACTTCAAATAGTCAAAGACCAGACACCCGAACTTGTTAATAAAATTTCAAATGCGCGTGAAACAGAAAGGGAGTTAGAGGAGAAGATCGTTGAAGCTGTTAAtcttttaattacttttaaagaaagaCGAGATAACTTGCAAGAGAAGCGCGATAATGCAAGGAGAGAAATTAGTAGACTTTCAAAATATGAAAAAAATGAGGAGAATACAATTTTTTCACACGCACAGTTTTATAAGCCTTCGATTTTGGAAATAATGGAGGCTACTCAAGATTTTAATCAATCGTTGAAGATTGGTGAAGGGAGACACGGTTGCGTTTATAAAGGGACCCTTCGACATGTACGGGTTGCGATAAAGATGCTACCTTCCGTTGGTTTTCTTTGTGATGCAGAATTCGAGTATGAG GCAGAGGTTTTGAGTAGAATTCGTCATCCAAATATCGTCACGTTGATAGGGGTTTCTCCAGAAACTAGATCTTTAATCTACGAATATCTCGAAAATGGAAACCTCGAAGATCTAATTGCTTCTTCAACCTCAAATTCATCTCTTCCATGGCATACACGAATAAAAATTGCTTCAGAAATATGCTCCGCCCTTATCTTTCTTCATAACAGTAAACCTCAAATCATCCATGGAAACataaaactcaccaacattttactCGATTCAAATCACGTTTCCAAATTAACTGATTTAGGGATTAGCAATTTGATTTTCTGCAAAGATCAAGATAATGTGTCTGCGTGTTCGGATCCCGAACATCTGGAATCGGGAAAGATTTCGGTTTCTTCAGATATATACTCATTTGGAGTTGTGTTGCTGAGTTTGTTAACTGGAAGACCAGATTCAAGTGTTTTAAAAGATACAAAATGTGCGTTGGAAAATGGGAATTTTGGCACGATTTTGGATTCGACAGGTGGCGATTGGCCGATTGATCAAGCGAAGGAGTTGGCGTATTTGAGTTTGAGATGCTGTGAGAAGAACTCTAATTATAGGCCAGATCTTGTAGATGATATATTAAAGAAATTAGAGATAATGGGAAACTTGTTTACAGAATCACCAGTTGAGTCGTCTGAGAACAACAATCGTCAAATCCCTTCGTATTTTGTGTGCCCCATCTTTCAG GAAGTGATGAAAGATCCATACATAGCAGCAGATGGGTTTACATATGAAGAAGATGCAATTAAAGGGTGGTTGAATAGTGGCCATAAGACTTCACCTATGACCAACCTTAAACTTGACCATTGTGACTTGATCCCGAACCATGCCCTTTCTTTTGCAATTCAAGAGTGGCTACAACATTCTTAA
- the LOC139866164 gene encoding U-box domain-containing protein 33-like isoform X2, with the protein MWIEANNVETGIVETITKHGIKRLVIGAANEKLYSKDMAEPTSNKAIYVSQHAPISCKIWFACKGHLIHTREKPASPTSGLKSIVALYPSSAAEETASIRYHEPHADVAVNSVRSSENSTSTENDSSTSTSTQLMINDATENGLTLTSSHEETALILYDEAHADMAVNSVNDFSTSTSTQLMINDATRSGLTLTSPNESQDQLVHSISTMFLGLSSSELQDKLEYAATDAKNLKQKAFEESIERWRAEEDAKDALSKAEESESSCKEEVSRREEMEAILATKSQEIEKMKSQRAKYIEQLQIVKDQTPELVNKISNARETERELEEKIVEAVNLLITFKERRDNLQEKRDNARREISRLSKYEKNEENTIFSHAQFYKPSILEIMEATQDFNQSLKIGEGRHGCVYKGTLRHVRVAIKMLPSVGFLCDAEFEYEAEVLSRIRHPNIVTLIGVSPETRSLIYEYLENGNLEDLIASSTSNSSLPWHTRIKIASEICSALIFLHNSKPQIIHGNIKLTNILLDSNHVSKLTDLGISNLIFCKDQDNVSACSDPEHLESGKISVSSDIYSFGVVLLSLLTGRPDSSVLKDTKCALENGNFGTILDSTGGDWPIDQAKELAYLSLRCCEKNSNYRPDLVDDILKKLEIMGNLFTESPVESSENNNRQIPSYFVCPIFQEVMKDPYIAADGFTYEEDAIKGWLNSGHKTSPMTNLKLDHCDLIPNHALSFAIQEWLQHS; encoded by the exons ATGTGGATAGAGGCCAATAATGTTGAAACGGGTATTGTAGAAACCATTACGAAGCATGGCATTAAACGGCTTGTCATTGGAGCTGCAAATGAGAAGCTATATTCAAA GGATATGGCGGAGCCCACGTCAAATAAAGCGATATACGTTAGCCAACATGCTCCAATCTCATGCAAAATCTGGTTTGCTTGCAAAGGCCACCTCATCCATACAAG AGAAAAGCCTGCTAGTCCTACCTCTGGTTTAAAAAGCATCGTTGCGTTATACCCTTCATCAGCTGCTGAAGAAACAGCGTCGATACGCTATCATGAACCACATGCTGACGTGGCAGTGAACTCAGTTCGATCTTCGGAGAATTCAACGTCCACAGAAAATGATTCTAGTACCTCAACTTCAACTCAATTAATGATTAATGATGCAACAGAAAATGGATTAACTTTAACCTCATCTCATGAAGAAACAGCGTTGATACTTTATGATGAAGCACATGCTGACATGGCAGTGAATTCAGTTAATGATTTTAGCACCTCAACTTCAACTCAGTTAATGATTAATGATGCAACGCGAAGTGGATTAACTTTAACCTCACCGAATGAATCTCAAGACCAATTGGTTCACTCAATTTCTACCATGTTTTTG GGGCTATCATCTTCGGAGTTGCAAGATAAACTAGAGTATGCGGCCACAGATGCTAAAAATTTAAAGCAGAAAGCGTTTGAAGAGTCTATAGAACGATGGAGGGCTGAGGAAGATGCAAAAGATGCTTTATCTAAG GCCGAAGAATCAGAAAGTTCGTGTAAGGAAGAAGTTAGCCGAAGAGAAGAGATGGAAGCTATTCTGGCAACAAAAAGTCAAGAAATTGAAAAAATGAAAAGTCAACGAGCTAAATACATAGAACAACTTCAAATAGTCAAAGACCAGACACCCGAACTTGTTAATAAAATTTCAAATGCGCGTGAAACAGAAAGGGAGTTAGAGGAGAAGATCGTTGAAGCTGTTAAtcttttaattacttttaaagaaagaCGAGATAACTTGCAAGAGAAGCGCGATAATGCAAGGAGAGAAATTAGTAGACTTTCAAAATATGAAAAAAATGAGGAGAATACAATTTTTTCACACGCACAGTTTTATAAGCCTTCGATTTTGGAAATAATGGAGGCTACTCAAGATTTTAATCAATCGTTGAAGATTGGTGAAGGGAGACACGGTTGCGTTTATAAAGGGACCCTTCGACATGTACGGGTTGCGATAAAGATGCTACCTTCCGTTGGTTTTCTTTGTGATGCAGAATTCGAGTATGAG GCAGAGGTTTTGAGTAGAATTCGTCATCCAAATATCGTCACGTTGATAGGGGTTTCTCCAGAAACTAGATCTTTAATCTACGAATATCTCGAAAATGGAAACCTCGAAGATCTAATTGCTTCTTCAACCTCAAATTCATCTCTTCCATGGCATACACGAATAAAAATTGCTTCAGAAATATGCTCCGCCCTTATCTTTCTTCATAACAGTAAACCTCAAATCATCCATGGAAACataaaactcaccaacattttactCGATTCAAATCACGTTTCCAAATTAACTGATTTAGGGATTAGCAATTTGATTTTCTGCAAAGATCAAGATAATGTGTCTGCGTGTTCGGATCCCGAACATCTGGAATCGGGAAAGATTTCGGTTTCTTCAGATATATACTCATTTGGAGTTGTGTTGCTGAGTTTGTTAACTGGAAGACCAGATTCAAGTGTTTTAAAAGATACAAAATGTGCGTTGGAAAATGGGAATTTTGGCACGATTTTGGATTCGACAGGTGGCGATTGGCCGATTGATCAAGCGAAGGAGTTGGCGTATTTGAGTTTGAGATGCTGTGAGAAGAACTCTAATTATAGGCCAGATCTTGTAGATGATATATTAAAGAAATTAGAGATAATGGGAAACTTGTTTACAGAATCACCAGTTGAGTCGTCTGAGAACAACAATCGTCAAATCCCTTCGTATTTTGTGTGCCCCATCTTTCAG GAAGTGATGAAAGATCCATACATAGCAGCAGATGGGTTTACATATGAAGAAGATGCAATTAAAGGGTGGTTGAATAGTGGCCATAAGACTTCACCTATGACCAACCTTAAACTTGACCATTGTGACTTGATCCCGAACCATGCCCTTTCTTTTGCAATTCAAGAGTGGCTACAACATTCTTAA
- the LOC139866164 gene encoding U-box domain-containing protein 33-like isoform X3, whose product MALNGLSLELQMRSYIQNCRDMAEPTSNKAIYVSQHAPISCKIWFACKGHLIHTREKPASPTSGLKSIVALYPSSAAEETASIRYHEPHADVAVNSVRSSENSTSTENDSSTSTSTQLMINDATENGLTLTSSHEETALILYDEAHADMAVNSVNDFSTSTSTQLMINDATRSGLTLTSPNESQDQLVHSISTMFLGLSSSELQDKLEYAATDAKNLKQKAFEESIERWRAEEDAKDALSKAEESESSCKEEVSRREEMEAILATKSQEIEKMKSQRAKYIEQLQIVKDQTPELVNKISNARETERELEEKIVEAVNLLITFKERRDNLQEKRDNARREISRLSKYEKNEENTIFSHAQFYKPSILEIMEATQDFNQSLKIGEGRHGCVYKGTLRHVRVAIKMLPSVGFLCDAEFEYEAEVLSRIRHPNIVTLIGVSPETRSLIYEYLENGNLEDLIASSTSNSSLPWHTRIKIASEICSALIFLHNSKPQIIHGNIKLTNILLDSNHVSKLTDLGISNLIFCKDQDNVSACSDPEHLESGKISVSSDIYSFGVVLLSLLTGRPDSSVLKDTKCALENGNFGTILDSTGGDWPIDQAKELAYLSLRCCEKNSNYRPDLVDDILKKLEIMGNLFTESPVESSENNNRQIPSYFVCPIFQEVMKDPYIAADGFTYEEDAIKGWLNSGHKTSPMTNLKLDHCDLIPNHALSFAIQEWLQHS is encoded by the exons ATGGCATTAAACGGCTTGTCATTGGAGCTGCAAATGAGAAGCTATATTCAAA ATTGCAGGGATATGGCGGAGCCCACGTCAAATAAAGCGATATACGTTAGCCAACATGCTCCAATCTCATGCAAAATCTGGTTTGCTTGCAAAGGCCACCTCATCCATACAAG AGAAAAGCCTGCTAGTCCTACCTCTGGTTTAAAAAGCATCGTTGCGTTATACCCTTCATCAGCTGCTGAAGAAACAGCGTCGATACGCTATCATGAACCACATGCTGACGTGGCAGTGAACTCAGTTCGATCTTCGGAGAATTCAACGTCCACAGAAAATGATTCTAGTACCTCAACTTCAACTCAATTAATGATTAATGATGCAACAGAAAATGGATTAACTTTAACCTCATCTCATGAAGAAACAGCGTTGATACTTTATGATGAAGCACATGCTGACATGGCAGTGAATTCAGTTAATGATTTTAGCACCTCAACTTCAACTCAGTTAATGATTAATGATGCAACGCGAAGTGGATTAACTTTAACCTCACCGAATGAATCTCAAGACCAATTGGTTCACTCAATTTCTACCATGTTTTTG GGGCTATCATCTTCGGAGTTGCAAGATAAACTAGAGTATGCGGCCACAGATGCTAAAAATTTAAAGCAGAAAGCGTTTGAAGAGTCTATAGAACGATGGAGGGCTGAGGAAGATGCAAAAGATGCTTTATCTAAG GCCGAAGAATCAGAAAGTTCGTGTAAGGAAGAAGTTAGCCGAAGAGAAGAGATGGAAGCTATTCTGGCAACAAAAAGTCAAGAAATTGAAAAAATGAAAAGTCAACGAGCTAAATACATAGAACAACTTCAAATAGTCAAAGACCAGACACCCGAACTTGTTAATAAAATTTCAAATGCGCGTGAAACAGAAAGGGAGTTAGAGGAGAAGATCGTTGAAGCTGTTAAtcttttaattacttttaaagaaagaCGAGATAACTTGCAAGAGAAGCGCGATAATGCAAGGAGAGAAATTAGTAGACTTTCAAAATATGAAAAAAATGAGGAGAATACAATTTTTTCACACGCACAGTTTTATAAGCCTTCGATTTTGGAAATAATGGAGGCTACTCAAGATTTTAATCAATCGTTGAAGATTGGTGAAGGGAGACACGGTTGCGTTTATAAAGGGACCCTTCGACATGTACGGGTTGCGATAAAGATGCTACCTTCCGTTGGTTTTCTTTGTGATGCAGAATTCGAGTATGAG GCAGAGGTTTTGAGTAGAATTCGTCATCCAAATATCGTCACGTTGATAGGGGTTTCTCCAGAAACTAGATCTTTAATCTACGAATATCTCGAAAATGGAAACCTCGAAGATCTAATTGCTTCTTCAACCTCAAATTCATCTCTTCCATGGCATACACGAATAAAAATTGCTTCAGAAATATGCTCCGCCCTTATCTTTCTTCATAACAGTAAACCTCAAATCATCCATGGAAACataaaactcaccaacattttactCGATTCAAATCACGTTTCCAAATTAACTGATTTAGGGATTAGCAATTTGATTTTCTGCAAAGATCAAGATAATGTGTCTGCGTGTTCGGATCCCGAACATCTGGAATCGGGAAAGATTTCGGTTTCTTCAGATATATACTCATTTGGAGTTGTGTTGCTGAGTTTGTTAACTGGAAGACCAGATTCAAGTGTTTTAAAAGATACAAAATGTGCGTTGGAAAATGGGAATTTTGGCACGATTTTGGATTCGACAGGTGGCGATTGGCCGATTGATCAAGCGAAGGAGTTGGCGTATTTGAGTTTGAGATGCTGTGAGAAGAACTCTAATTATAGGCCAGATCTTGTAGATGATATATTAAAGAAATTAGAGATAATGGGAAACTTGTTTACAGAATCACCAGTTGAGTCGTCTGAGAACAACAATCGTCAAATCCCTTCGTATTTTGTGTGCCCCATCTTTCAG GAAGTGATGAAAGATCCATACATAGCAGCAGATGGGTTTACATATGAAGAAGATGCAATTAAAGGGTGGTTGAATAGTGGCCATAAGACTTCACCTATGACCAACCTTAAACTTGACCATTGTGACTTGATCCCGAACCATGCCCTTTCTTTTGCAATTCAAGAGTGGCTACAACATTCTTAA
- the LOC139869110 gene encoding ras-related protein Rab11B-like, producing MGSRNAEDDYDCLYKVVIIGDSGVGKSNLLSRFFKNEFNLYTKTTIGVEFANRCIKVDDKIVQAQIWDTAGQERYRAITSAFYRGAVGALLVYNIAKRITFENVEKWLKELRDHTDQNIVVMLVGNKTDLGNLRVVQTDEAKALAERENILFIETSAQGALNVEKAFIELLIKIHHNVMQKVLSECNGPAFVPKGQTTNIEGNNNVSVVKKSDDEGNNNVSDVKIADDEFQRLRAAIPTIFHRAIESEAVKAPFNRLLDAGKGVERIETLKLLANHVQLPNPLPEAVREHFDTDAHAKFEVAVKELANLKVPYIEAIGSQSGLTVDKIMDLKP from the exons ATGGGGTCAAGAAATGCAGAAGACGATTACGACTGTTTGTATAAGGTGGTTATCATAGGTGATTCGGGTGTCGGTAAATCTAACCTTTTGTCACGATTCTTCAAGAACGAATTCAACCTTTATACCAAAACCACAATTGGGGTTGAATTCGCTAATCGGTGCATAAAAGTGGATGACAAGATCGTCCAGGCACAAATATGGGACACGGCTGGACAAGAAAG GTATCGAGCTATCACAAGCGCTTTCTACAGAGGAGCAGTAGGTGCTCTACTTGTGTACAACATCGCTAAAAGAATAACATTTGAAAACGTTGAGAAATGGCTAAAGGAGCTTCGTGATCACACTGATCAAAACATTGTGGTCATGCTTGTTGGAAACAAGACCGATCTTGGTAACTTACGAGTTGTTCAAACTGATGAAGCCAAAGCCTTAGCCGAAAGAGAAAATATTTTATTCATCGAAACATCCGCTCAAGGGGCATTAAACGTTGAGAAAgctttcattgaactattaatcaaAATCCATCATAATGTAATGCAAAAGGTCCTTAGTGAGTGTAATGGCCCTGCTTTTGTACCAAAGGGACAAACAACTAATATTGAAGGTAATAATAATGTTTCCGTTGTCAAGAAATCTGATGATGAAGGTAATAATAATGTTTCCGATGTCAAGATAGCCGATGACGAGTTTCAACGCCTGCGTGCTGCCATCCCAACCATTTTTCATAGGGCCATCGAATCAGAAGCCGTGAAAGCACCTTTTAACAGGTTGTTGGACGCCGGCAAGGGTGTGGAGCGTATTGAAACGCTTAAATTACTTGCCAACCATGTGCAGTTGCCAAATCCACTACCTGAGGCTGTACGAGAGCATTTCGATACGGATGCACACGCCAAATTCGAAGTTGCTGTGAAGgagctagcaaatttgaaagtTCCGTATATCGAGGCGATAGGTAGTCAGTCCGGATTAACGGTTGACAAAATAATGGACTTGAAACCATAA